The genomic interval ATAGCCTTGCGAGGCGAGGAGATCCGCAATGCGACCACCCCAGCCGCGGCTGAACGGCTGGTCTGGCACCGAGCTCTGCCACTGGACCTGCTGGTCGGAGTGAGAGAAAAGCTGCGGCGGCAGCGGCACCGTGCCCGCGTTATAGTCGGCCCGTGTGGTCGGATACACCAGCGTTCCCACGTTCGCGACGAAGGCGAGCTCGCCGCTGTTGAAGAGCTGGGCGAGACCTCCGGCCGCGGGATGCACGCCGTAGTCCGCACCTGCTCCTGTCAGGGGAATCGAAGCGGGCTGACCTGCCACGTAGGCGGGATCATTCGCATCGAGGATCTTCAGCACGCCGCGCGCACTCTTGTATTGGCTATACGAGCCGTGGCCCTGGCGCGGGATGAGCAAGTTATTCGAGTCGTTTCCGCCGAAGAGGAAGAGCACGACCAGGGCCTTGTAGTCGCCCGTCGGAACTCCTTGCGCGAGGGCCGAGTTCACCAACCGCAAGTGAGCCAAGGTGTTAATCACTCCCGTCATGCCAAGCGAAGCGCAAGCAGACTGGCGGAGGAAAGAGCGGCGATTCTGCAGCGAGTCTTTGTCCTGTGATTTCATGGTGAGGAATGGTGTGGGATTACTTCTGGTTCACGTATTCCGGTGAGGTGGCGAGCAGGTAGAGCAGCTCCTTCACCCGCACGGCGGTGGTGGTGGCAGCATCGAGTGATGCGGCCGATTGGATGATGATGCTGCGTGGATTTGGCGTGGCTGCGCTGGCGTAGCTCGCCTTGAAGTTCCCCGCAGTGAGCAGCAGATCGAGTTGGTCGAGCACCGCCGTGGACGCTTGAGTGACACTGTCGCCTGCGGTGATCCGCGCGTCGTAGAGCTGCTCGTAGACGGTGCGATCAAGCTTCACGTTTTCCTCCAGCGCATCGGTCGAGCCGACCAGCCGGTTCACGTTCTGGCCGTCATTGTTCTGGATGATGGTGTTCGCGTAGTTGGTGGTGCGGATCACGCCGGTCTCCGTGCTCAGTTGGAGCTCGGGAGCGACCAAACCTGCCTCGGCCAGTGCGCCACCCGGATTGAAGCCAGGCAGGAACCAGTTGAAGACGGTCGGCGCATTCTGTGGCGTCTGAGCGAGTGCGTCGTCCGTGTTCGGATAGCGATACAGCGTGGTGCCGGTGGGGAAGTTGTTGAGTTGGGCCGCCGGGTAACCGTAGGCGCTCAACGTGGACAGGGGCAGCGATGACTTGCCGTCGAAGGCACGCAGCAACTGGATGTAGCGGACGATTGGTTCCTTCTGCTTGCCGGAGCCGACTTGCTGCACGAGCGACAGGTCACGCGCTTCCGGATCGAGGAGGATGGCCCTGAAGACCGCCTTCAACGCTCCGCGGGTGCCGGAGCCGTTGTTCTCGAACTTCTGCGCGACGCGATAGACGTAGCCGCGGCTCGGGTTGGAAGTGACCAGCCGTTGGATCAGTTGCCGGCTGACAAATGGTCCGACATTCGGATGAGCGAAGATGATGTCCAACGCCGCATCCAGATCCGCCTGGCCTGCGAGACCGGCAGTGATGTTGCTTCCCAGCACGGTCTTCGCGCCGGTGTCGTGATAGGCCGCGAAGTTCTTCAGCGGATTCGTCCACGATGCCTGGTAGTAGGCCGGGCCGTTTCCTTGGAAGAAATTCGTATTGTCCTGCACCGGGTAACCGGAGCCCGCCGCGCCGTTCTTCTTGCTGAAGCTCCAGCCGGTGAAGACACGGGCGAGGTTCGTGATGTCGTCGTTGTCGTAGGTCGCGATCGGCAGGCCATCGCTTCCCAGCTTCAGCGTGCCATCCGGATGAAGCTCCACGAGACCGATGGAGAACAGCTGAAGGATCTCCCGCGCGAAGTTCTCGTCCGGGCTGATCAGCACGTTGCCATTGCCGTCCGTCACCTCCTTCTGGTTCTGAAGGTGGCTGAGGTATTTCCCCATCACCGGGCTCTTGCTCACGTCCCCGAGCAGGGTGCGGAAATTTCCGTCCGCGCGGGTGCCGAGCTGGTCGTAGTAGTTCGCAAGGCCATAGTGCTTGTTGCGAAGCAGGGCGAGATCCTCCGAGACCACGAACAGCTCACTCAACGCGAAGGCAGCCCGCTGACGGAGCTGGTCCTGTGCCTTCGTCGAAATGAGCCACCAGCCGCGGCGACGATTGTGGTAGGACGGTTCGTCGTTGTTCGTGAAGTTCGAGGGCGAGGCACCGCGCAGGTTCCACTCGTGGGCATCCGCCGCTTCGGTGTAGTCTAATAGCTTGGTCTGATCGTAGGCGAACTGGGTATCGATCCACGCCGAGTAGGCCGCGATGCGGTCGCCGCCATACGTGGTCTGGATCGAGTTCACCAGTGCATCGATCTCCGCCTTGGTCGGACCGAAGGTTGCCTGGGTCAGGAAGCGGGACACGTCACGCGTCAGCGCATCACCCGTCAGCACCGCTGGTGTGGGCGGCGCGGGTGGCGCCGTGAAGGTGCTGGAGCCGGTCTGCCGCGTGAAGGTGCCTGCAATCTCTCCGCCGGGATAGGTGCCGGTGCCGATGTTCAGGTAAACCCACTTGCCGCCACTCTGAAAGAGGCCATCGATGAGATCCTGCCCGGCCAGCGCGCCGACGGGATTGATGGTCCAGGTTTCATTCGACACCTGGCCGATCGGCAGGGTGGGCCGCAGTTCCGGTCCCACGCCCGAGGTCACGCCGTATCGCAGGTAGGCATTCACCTGATTCGATGTCAGGCCGCTGAAGCTGAGATTCACCCGTGCCGCGGTCTTCGATCCATTCAAAAACAGCGTCGCGACACCGGAGCCATAGCTCTGCGCCGTGCCCTGCCGGGTGAGATAGGCCACGAACAGCTGCTCGTTCTGCGGTGCATCGGTCGCGTCCTTGATCTTCACCGTCGCCGCGTTCGGCGAACCGACGGAGTATCCCGAGCCGGTGGAAACCGTAAGCGAAACGCTCTCCGGATACTCCTCCAGCGCATCAAGCGTGGGAACGATGAACACCGTTCGAGTAGTCTCCCCGGCCGCGAAGGAAACGGAGCCGCTGAGGGTCGCACCGCGGTCGTCCTTCACCACATAATCGCCGGACGATGCCGTGCCACCCAAGGCGAAAGCCACGGTCGCCGGTGCCACACCGTTTCGGGTGATCAGGAATGCAGCACGTCCGCCCTCTTTCTCAAAGGCATCCGGTGCCAAGGTGGTGACGGTGATGCTGCCGCTGCCATTCGCGGCATTCGGATTGGTCCCGTAAGTCTGCTCGGCGAGGTTGTTGAGCCCGTCGCCATCGGGATCGAGCGTGGCGTCGGCGGCGTTGTTAGGATTCAGGCCGTTGGCGAGCTCCCATGCATCGGGCAGCCCGTCCTCATCCGTGTCCAACGCTCCGGCGATTGAGAGAAAGCCGGTTTTCTCCGCGGTGTGGGCCACGTTGACGTCCAGCGACGTTTCCTCCTGCAGGCGCAGGTCCGCGCCGATCGCGCTGAGATTGCGGAAGCGCAGGGTCACCGGATCGGTGTCGTTGCGCGTCTGCACGTCCGCGAAGAGGAGGGGATCAGCGACCTTCCGGGTGAAGGACTGCGACTTGAAGAACTCTGTCACGTCCGCCGCTGTCACGACCGTGTTCACCGAAAGGAAAGGCGGCGTGATGAGACGGCCATTGCCCTGCTGCACCGCCAGGTAGTGCACCGCCTCGTTGACGTGCGTCTGATCCTGCGCGGCTTCTTCTTCGAGCCTAACAGAGAAGCCCGTGGCCGTGACTCCGCTGATTCGCGACTTCACCGCACTGGTGCCATTGCGTGTCGTCGTCTGCGTGAGCACCACCGGAGCCGCGGCAAATGCTTCCGAGAAAGTCAGTGCCGTGGCTGCCTGATTCACAGCGCTCGCACGTCCAAACTGCCAAAGCAGGCCACCGATGATGTAGCTGCCCTCCTCCGCCACCAGGTAGTGCACCTGCTCCTGCGCATGCGCGCCGTCCTGATAGTCCCATTCGTCGAGCTGCCACTCGAAGCCCGTCGAGGTCACATTGCGGACGCGGATCCCCACCGGCTCAGCATCGTTCTGCGTCGATGGTCCGAAGATGACGACCGGGTTCGCGTAGCTCGTGGAAAAGTTCACGGTCTGCCAAGTGCTCGCAGTCGCTTGGGCTTGCACTAGCTCGCCAAGCTCCAGCTTCGAACGCACCTCGCCTTCGGTTTCGCCAAGCACCAGGAAGCCGACATCCTCGGCATTGCCATGCAAGGTTTCTGTCCCCGCCGATTGCTCCTCTTGCAGGAAGATCTCCACTCCCGTGCTGCTGAGGTTCCGGCGCCGGATCACGAAAGGATCCACACCATTGTTCGTCTGCGACTGCGCGAAGATCAGTGGCTGCCGCACCGTGCTGCCGAAGGTGATCGCCTTCCACGCATCGGTGACGTTCGCGCCGGTCTTGGCCGCCTGGAAGACCGCACCATCCAAGGTGCCGGTGGAAGGCGCGATCGCGATCCAGCCGACCGACTCATTCGAAAGCGTCGCCGTATCCGACTCCTGCGTGATCGTCTTGAGCTGGAAATTTGTGGTGGTCACCGCCTGCACGCGGCTCGTCACCGCCTTGGCATTCGCGGTCGACTCTACCTGGGCCAGCACCACCGGAGCCGCGCTGAAGCCGCTGCCCAACGTCACCGTCTGCAAGGTGCGGGTCACGCTGGTGGTTCGACCCGCCTGCCAGGTCTTTCCATCGATCGTGTGCGTCCCCGGCTCGATCGCGAGGTAGTTCAGGGTCTCCTGACCGTGGACCCCATCAAGGTAGTCCCACTCATCGATCTGGTATTCGAAGCCGGTCGCCGTGACATTGCGGACGCGCGCCGCGAAGCCTGCGGCATCCGCATTCGTGGCTGTGCCGAGCACCACCACCGGAGTCGACGGAAAGGCCGTGGTGAAGGTCACCGCTTTCCACGTGCCGGCGTTCGGCTGGGAAAGAATCAGCGATCCGGATTCATACTTCGGGGCGGCTATCACGCTGGTGGCGAGACCAGCAGACAACAAGGAGCTAAGGACGGCGCTACGGCGCCATCCGGGTAAAGGATAGTTCATGTTAGAAACGTAAGGATTTCCAACGCCAGGAGCCACGTGGCCTGGGGCGAGGATTGGATTTCTCGGTTGCTTGGTCGCCCGGAGCCTTCCGGGCTGGAACCGCCGCCGTGGGGAAAACACGGTGGGCGAAATCGACGATCCTCTTCAGAGGTCTCAGTCGGCACTCAGGGACGCGGATTCACCGCGCAACCTTGAGCTGATCGAATCCTTACTAACTTGAGCGCTTTAGGCAATGAATAATTTCAAATCGGGATTCGACCCGAATGAAATCTCGCTAAGTCGCTCTCCCTCAATCCTCCTCCACATGCTTGCGCAGCCGCACCAGTGCGCGGTCCCAGCCAGCGGAGATGCCACCGAGAAATTCGCGGGCCTGGCGAAGCGGGCTCTCCTCCAGCGTGTAGAGGCGCTCGCGACCTTCCTTGCGCGCGGAAACCACGCCCGCTTCTTCCAAGACTAACAGATGCTTCGTCACCCCCTGCCGCGTTACGGGCAGCCCTTCGCCTAGCTCGCTCACGGAAAGGGGTGAGCGCTCGACGAGGCGATGCACCAGATGAAGCCGCGTGGCATCTCCCAGCGCGGAGAAGACACGCGACATCGCCGGATCGTTGGGACGTGACGGAGGCTTGGGCATCAGGACGCGCTCTCTTTATCAAGATACTTGGCGATGTTCTCCAGTTGCGATTCCCAGCCGCCGGTATTCATCAGGAAGGCACGCTTGCGCCGTGCGGGTGGCACGTTGTCGAAGCCGGACTCCACCACCTTCAAGAGCGTGCCATCGCCTTCGTCGGTGAGGTGGAACTCGACAAGTGTCTTCGGCTCGGTCTCCGGATCGATGCCGGCGTCGATCCCGAAGGGAATCCAGCGAAACGCGAATCGATGCTCGGGTTCGATGGCCTCCACCACGCAGAAGACTTCCGGAAGAACCTTCGCGATCGGTGATGGCGGTAGGCCGAGTTCCTTCAACCATTCATCGATCATCTCCTGCGAGAACTCACCCTTGAAGCGGCCCTTGATGGGCTTGCCCGCTACCCAAGGTCCATCGAGCTCGACGCCGAACCACGCACCGAATTCGCGGCTGTCGGTGATGGCTCGCCACACGCGCGCGCGGGGCGAACGGAGAACGATCTGTTTTTCAATGCGATCGGTAACGTCATTCATGGGCAACTAATAGGTTGCCAAAACGATGCGCCCTCTCCTCCAGAAGCGCAACCGAAAAGTTGCTTTTCCTTTAGGCCCGCCTCAGGCGCGCTTCATGGAGGAGATGCAGTAGCCTGACGGGCAAGGCTCATGGGATCGCGATCCGGACCCGCGCGAATTTCTTCGACGCGCCGCTCGCAGGAATCACCACGGTGATGTCATCGGGATCAGTACCATTTTCCACGACGGTCAGCGCCGGACTGGTGATGGCGCTGGTGGGAACGGTCACCGATGTCCACGGGGTTACGAGATTCGTGGAACTCTCCACGGTGACGGCGTAGGCCTTCGCGGCATCCACGCGCTTGAACTGAAGTACGATGTTTCCCGTAGCATCCAGGCTGCGCGAAATGATGGACGAACTGGCGGCGCTCGCCGGAGAGGTGCCGGTCATGAACTCGATGCCATTCGGCATGCCATCGTGATCAGGATCCGCATCGGGCGAACGGTCCGGCCCGGTGATGCTCGGATAAGTGGCGAGCCACCCATCATAGCCTGCCGGATTCGGAGTGACGGACACTTGGCTCGAGATCGGGGTTTCTTCCCCGCCATTCACCGCGGTCACCACGTAGTAGTAGGGTGTGCCATTGGTCAGGCCGGTATTCACGAAGTTCGTGGACGAGACGTTTCCGACAGTGGTGTAGGAGCTGCCGCTGATGGTCGATCGCTTCACGTTGTAGGAGGCGGCACCGGGAGTCGCCGTCCAGGCCAAGCTCGCCTGTGCATCTCCGGGCGTCGCCACCAGATTCGTCGGCGCGGACATCGTCGGCGCTCCATAGACCGCGAGCTGTGCGTAGCCCACCCAGCCGTTCTCTGAAGTCGGCGTGGTGAAGTCGAACTTCACCGCCGCCACGTTCGTGGCCAGCACGCCGCTGGATGCCGTCAAGGTGGACCGCGTCGTGGACTGCACGCCCGAGGGATTGGTCGGGTTGTAATTGACCGCGCGCAGCGTGATGAAGGTATTCGGCGTGGCGACCTTCGAGTAGGAGACCGTGTAGGCCTGCTGGTCGCGACCGGCATCCGCCCAACCGCCGTGGACCATGATCTTGGTCAACGTATGGCCGTTGGCGTTGGCCGGCAGCGTGTAGATGACCGAGGTTCCGGCGCCATTGCCATTGCCGCAGCTCAGGTAGTTGAAGCTGTTTTCTCCGCCCGTGGTCGGGCTGATCGAAAGGCTGCGAATCGTGGTGAGCGCGGCTGAGTTCTTGCCATTCGAATTGATGCTGAAGTTGCCCGCGGCAGTCGAGGGCGACATGCCACTGATGAGACTGTCATCTGCGGCCAGCTTCCAACTCGGAGTGAAGGTGGTGTTTCCGCCCAGCCCGGTCTGTGCCGCCATCGCGGCGATCACGTTGTTCACGGGAGCAGGTGCAGCAGTGACCGTTAGAGTGGACGCGTTGCTGGTGGCCGTTCCACTCGAATTGGTAGCCTTCAGACGGTAGCTTGCCGTGTCGCTGGTCTGCAGGTTGCTCAGGGTCAGCGTCGGCGTGTTCGCTCCGGCGATGTCGCTGGGGACGCCGCTCACCACCTTCTGCCATTGGTAGGTCAATGGGGTGGCGCCCGTGATCGAAGCGCTGAAGGTCACCTGGCCACCCACAACATCCGCCGCCGTTGCAGGGGAGGTCTGGAGGGTGATGGCGGGCTCCAGCGGCGTGCCATACACGGCGATTTCAGTGTAGCCGACCCAGCCATTTTCAGGCGCAGGCGTAGTGAAATCGAACTTGAGCGCGGCGACGCTGCTGGCGAGCGGGGCCGCGGTGGAGGAAGTCAAGGTGGAGCGGGTCGCGCATTGGACGGCCGCGGGGTTCGCCGGGTTGTTGTTGACCACTGCGAGCGAGATGAAGGTCGTAGGATCAGCGACGGTGGAATACGAGACCGTGTAGGCCTGTTGATCGCGACCGGCATCCGGCCAGCTGCCATGGACCACGATCTTCGAGAGACTGTAGCCAGCCGGCGCGGTGCCGAGATTGTAGGTCACTGATTGGCCCGCGCCTCCACCGGCGCTCACCTGTGTTGCGGTCGCGCCGCCGGAGTTATAGGCCGAGCGGCCCACGCTGCCATCGGTGAGAACGTTGGTGCTATTGGTGAAGTTGCCAGTGCCGATTTCTGACGGTGACTTGGAGGCGATCAGGCTGCCTGGTGCGACTTCCCAGGTCGATGTAAACTGCGGGCTCGCACTGCCGAGACCTGTCTGTGCCGCATGGCTGGTGATCACATCGTTCACCGGCGCTGGCACGCTGGTGACCGTGAGCGTGCTGGTTCCACTCACGGAAACGCCCGCCGTATTGGTGGCCCGGAGGCGGTAGGATCCCGCATCGCCCAGCTGGAGATTGGAAAGCGTCAGTGTCGGCGTGGTTGCACCAGCGATATCGATCGATTGCCCGTCCACGAGCTTCTGCCATTGATAGGTGGTCGGAAGGCCGGTGCTGAAGGCCGCGACGAAACTCACCTCGCTGCCAACCACATCCGTCGCGGTGGCAGGCGAGGTATTGGCGACGAGCGCGGGACCGGGATTGGCCGCGAGCGGCGGGTTGAAGCTGATGCTGTCGATGAAGATCGTGTTGTCGCCACCGTTCAGGTTCGTCCCCGCGAAGGTTAGCGTGTGATACGGCGCCGTGGCGGTGAAGGTCGCCGTGCGGGCCGCGAAGCTGGAAGTCCCGCCCGAGTAAGATTGGACCACTGAGTCATCGATCTTCACATCCCAGGTCTGCTGATTGCCCGAACGCTGCGCGGCCATGTAGGAGATGGTGTAGCTGGTTCCCGGGGTGAAGCCGGTGAAGGTCTGTGACGTGGTGCCGGTGAATTGAACGAAGCCTACCTGTGTGCCTTCCGGAGCAGTGGGACTGCCGAAGGCGCTGCCATTCGACGCAATGCCGGTCGCCGAGAATTTCCACGAGGCACCCGAAGGTGTGTACTGGTACTGGCCACCGCCGAGCGCCGGGGTCTCGAAGCCGAGATTCAGGCTGCTATTGGAAACCGCGAATTCCAATGGCACCGAATCGGCAAAGCTACCGTTGTTAAACAGCACGCGCGCATACGCCGTCTGGAGACCCGCTTTCACATCTCCCCAGGCGCAAGTATATGGCGCATTGGAATCCTGCCCGATCAGCGTCTTCCCGACGAAGAACTGCACCGCATTAATGGCATTGCCATTCGCCGTCACGGATGCCGTGAAGCTGACCGGCGCATTGTTGCCAAAGGCGGCATGATTCGCGGGGCTGGTCAGGGCGACAACGGGAGTCACCGGCAGAAGCGCATCGCTCCGGCTAATGGAGACATTGTCGATGAAGACGGTGCGGTCACCGCCGGAAAGATTGGTGCCGACGAAGGACAGCGTCTGTGTCGCTGCCGATGCCACGAAGTTGGCGGAGTAGCAGGTAAAGCTGTTGCTGCCTGCGGCGTTCGATTGGATCACCGTGTTGCCGATCTTCACGTTCCACGTTTGTCCGCCGAAGCTGCCCGGCCGTTGTGCGGCGAGGTAGCTCAAGGTGTAGGTCTTGCCGGAAGTGAATCCCGAAAGTGTCTGTGTGATCGTTCCGAGATTCTGGACGAAGGCGATCTGGCTGCCATGTGGCGCATTGGGATTGGAGAAGCCACTGCCATTCGCTGCAATGCCGGAGCCATTGCCGGGAGTGCCGCTGAAGGTCCATGATCCTCCCGTAGGATTGTAGCTATAGGCTCCGCCGCCCAAGCCGGGAGTTTCAAAGCTGAAGTTGGGGACCGCCGGACTCGCGACGAGGATCTGCACGTTGTCGATGAAGATCGTATTATCGCCCCCGGCCGTATTCGTGCCAACGAAGGACAAGGTATGGAACGAAGCCGTGGCGGTGAAGGTGTTGGTGCGGATGCCAAAACTTGAGCCACCACCCGAGTTGGACTGGAGGATCGTGTTGTCGAGCTTCACGTCCCAGGTCTGCTGGTTGCCGGGACGCTGCGCTGCCAGATAGGAGATGGTGTAGGTCGTGCCCGGTGTGAAACCCGAGAAGGTCTGCGAGATTGCCCCGGTCGACTGGATGAATGCCGCCTGGTTGCCTTCCGGAACGGTAGGATTGTTGAAGGCGCTGCCGTTCGTGACGAGGCCGGAGCCATTGCCCGCGACGCCGCCGAAGGTCCATCCACCCGTGCTGCCAGTAGGAGTGTATTGATGAGTGCCAGGGCTCAAAATCGGTGACTCGAAGCCACCCGCCACTGACAGCGCGAGGGCGCTGACTTGGGCGGAGGGGTTGCTCTCACCATTCGCGTTCACCGCGGTGACCACGTAGTAGTAGGTCACGCCGTGCGTGAGGTTACCGTCGGAATAATTGCTGGCAGTGACCGTTCCCAAGCTCGTGTAAGGCCCGCCCGGAGTGGTGGAGCGCTTCACATTGTAGCCGGTCGCCCCGTAGCTCGATCCCCAGTCCAGCTCGATCCGCAAGCTGCTGTTGAGCACCGCGGTCAAGCCAGTTGGCACCGGCGCATAGAGTTGATTGACGGCGATGACGACGCGGCGGTTCGTCTCGGTGAGCGTCGCATTGTTCACGTTCGTGATGGTCACGAAGAGCTCGAACTGCGCGGCATAGAGCGCCGGGTTATTGGCCAGCGCCCAGTAGTCCAGCTGCGCGTTGTTCGCCACGGTGACGACGCCGGTGTTGCTGATAGAGAAAGTGCCGCCGGTATTGCCCGAGGTGATCGTATAGACCAGCGGGCTGCTGTTGGGATTGGTGGCGGGCACGTTGCCGACCACTGTGCTGTTAGGCGCGCGCTCGTTCACGCTCAGACGCGTTGGCTGCCGTGCTCCGGCGACAGTGCCGGAGATGGCGTAGTAGCCAAGGCTCGCGTAGTTGGTGAAGCCATTGGTCAGCGGATCGTTCTTGCCGGTGCCGGTGACGCGGAAGGTGTAGGTGCCAGCTGCCAGGGTCGTCGTGATCGTGGACGAGACGTCGTCCTGCGCATTGGCAGTGGCGAGAATCGTTCCCGAGGCATCGGCGAGCGTGGCCATGGTGGCAAGGTCACCCCAATCGCCGGGAGCCACCGGATCCACCTTCAGGTTGATCGCGCCGCCGGTGGTGGTGAATTGAAAGGCGTCCGTGTCGCCGGTGCGCTCGATCACGCCTTCCGCGGATGCCGTGTTGTTCGCCTGGATCTCCAGGTATCGCGACGTGGCCAAGCTGTCGCCCGTGTCGTCGTTCCGGTAGCCGACGTTGTTGTTCGTCGTGGTAATCGTGCTGAGCTCGTCCTGCGGTTGGTTGGCATTCGCATACTCGCCCTTCGCCCAAGTGGTGACCGCTTGGTAATAACCCACTCCCATGATCGGCGCCCATCCGGTCTCACCGCCGCCGTGGCCCCCATAGTATTCCACGCCACCGGTCTGGCCTTGGTGAGCGAGCCCGAGCGTGTGACCCACTTCGTGCGAACCAACTTCCGCCGCTGCCTTGCCCACGTAGTAAACCGACCAACACACGGTGTCGTTGCCCCAGTTCCATGAGCCGAAGTAGGCCACACCCGCTGCCGTGACCGGCGTGGTGGTGAAGCAGCAGCGCTGGCGGCTGGCTGCTGGAGCCGCGAGGAAGACCTTGATGTCGGTCGTCACGTTGATGTTGAAGGGCATGTAGTCCTCCGCCACGCGCTTCCAGATGTCCTTGATCGTGTCGTTGCCGATGTTGGGACGAGCATAGGTGATACCGCCCCAGCTGTTCGTGTAGCCACCGGCGAAGTCTAACAGCATCACCGCCGGTGAACCGGGAAGGGTCTGCAGGGAGATGATCTCGTCATTGTGCTCCGGCACATAGTCCGGCGCCAGATCGGGGCGCAGCGGGGCGATCTGCTCGGCAAGCCACTCCGGATCGGCCTCCTCCATGTTCAAGCAGACCACTTCGTCCTGGCGACGCTTCCACAGCTCGGGCTCGCCATTGGTGCCGGTCGGCTCCACTCGATAGGCGACCTTGCTCGCCGGAAACTCGACCACGCCGACCGCCTTGCCGGCCTTCCCGCCCTCCGGCGGCGTGATGAAGAAGAACTTCCCTTTCTCCGGTGCCGTCAGTTCGCCGGACACGTAGGAGACGACCGCTCCATTGAACTGGACGATCTTGACGACGCCTTGGGCGATGGCTCCGTCTGTTAGCTCGAAGCGAACCGGGTCGCCTTCCTTCGCCTGCTGGAAGCTCTCGATGTAGCGGACATCCCAAGCCCGCTTCGAAGTGCCGGGTCCGTGCAAACTCGCCGCGTAGGGATTGAGTGCGACATTCATTTCGCGGGACGCGGGAGCTGTCGAAGCGGCAGCAGGGGAAGAAACCCCGGCCTCAGCGAGCACAGGAGCAGCCGCTTCCACCGCGGCCGTCATCGTGCCTTCGGCGGCTGGCGCGGACTCCCGCACATTTCTGGCCGTCGTCGGCGATGGGGCAGGGGAATGCTGCTTCCACAGTACGGTTCCAATGCAGAGCGCGAGGAGAAGTGCGGGCCACAGGAGCCGGCGAAAGCCAGGAGATGAGGAAGACACGGGATTTACGGGCGTTGGGTTGGGTGCCTTGGGTCGGCGGCACATGGGCAGACTCGCCCAATCGTCAGCCGTGCCCACACGGACGTGAGCAGTCGGAACGGCCTCGGAATTGGGTTTGGAAGTGTCGTCCCGACCCCGGCTGAGACACCGGTCGCGAGAACGAGCAATGATCTCAGTATCAGAAGAAGCGTGGTCCCGCCTACCTACGGGTTTCTAGAGGGTGGATCGCCCTAGGGGGGCAAATTGCCGTTTCCTTCTCTCCCCGGCGCTCGTAGGAATCCCATGCGATGAAATGGATGCCGAAGTTCCTGTTCCTAGCCGCCGCCCTTTTGGCGGGGGAGGTCCGTGCCGAAGATGAAGCGAAGGACGGCACCTGGGCGCTCGCCTATTTCCGGCAGCGCTATCCGACACGGGTCGAGGTCGATGCGAATGGAAAAGTCCACGATGTCCCCCTGCCGGACCCCATGAGCGTGGAGCAGTTGCATTTCGCGCTGAGCACGGATGGCCGGCACTGGACGCCGCTGGCGGGGAATGAGCCGGTATGGACTCAACAGCTTCGCGATCCCTTCATCCACCGCGCTCCCGACGGCGTGTGGCACCTGATGGGAACCGGTCGCGCTGCCGGTGACCAACGAAGGGGCCACGGGCCGGTGTGTCTCCACGCGACCTCGCGCGATCTGATCACCTGGGACACCGTCGAATCGCTGCCATTGATGGACGGCGTCAGTGACAAGGATGGAAGGCGGCCCCGCAATATCTGGGCGCCCGAGTGGTTCTTCGACGCAAAGGCCGGCGAGTTCTTCGTCTTCTGGTCCTCCAGCTTCGAGGACGCGGGCTGGAAGGACAGTCGGCTTTGGTTCTCCCGGACCAAGGACTGGAAAACTTTCACGCCCGCGAAGGTGCTGTTCGATCCCGACTACTCGGTCATTGATGGCACGCTCCGCGAGGTCGATGGGACCTACTACCTCTTCCACAAGGAAGAGGAATTCGGCGAACGCACCGGTGAGCGCCGCGCCATCCGGCTCGCCACCTCGAAGAACATCGAGGGACCGTATGAGATCCTGCAAGGCCCGCTCAACAAGGGCCAGATCGTTCCGACGATCACCGAAGGCTGCTCGATCATGCCCGACCCGAGCGGCTCCGGCTGGCTCCTGCTCTACGACTACTGCA from Luteolibacter sp. Y139 carries:
- a CDS encoding glycoside hydrolase family 43 protein; its protein translation is MKWMPKFLFLAAALLAGEVRAEDEAKDGTWALAYFRQRYPTRVEVDANGKVHDVPLPDPMSVEQLHFALSTDGRHWTPLAGNEPVWTQQLRDPFIHRAPDGVWHLMGTGRAAGDQRRGHGPVCLHATSRDLITWDTVESLPLMDGVSDKDGRRPRNIWAPEWFFDAKAGEFFVFWSSSFEDAGWKDSRLWFSRTKDWKTFTPAKVLFDPDYSVIDGTLREVDGTYYLFHKEEEFGERTGERRAIRLATSKNIEGPYEILQGPLNKGQIVPTITEGCSIMPDPSGSGWLLLYDYCMTNRFGASSSLDLKDWKVVDDVKFPPDARHGSAFQLKPEEAERLKKQFPSPAEGK